In Burkholderia savannae, one genomic interval encodes:
- a CDS encoding AAA family ATPase, with product MSRQIKSVSIKRFKQLEEFDLDLKDTTVLIGANNSGKSSALQALHFAVSVAQTAKLVGEGVNWATDKFQVSFNPTQLLYSPIADVLSLAHGGQLQERAESQIEIGIECSDGTNCVVTVRRGRNRNIAIVLQGKSLGETLMDLAKPFTIYAPGLAGIAKEERYQSPGVVRRIVARGDANLVLRNVLLMLWEAEATEVQLMAEKHRQGSITAEEYQSWKGPWQRFQVGMKMLFDGIEFEIKFDRERDEHIEVFFTRPGKPKLPIDAAGTSILQSSQILAYITLFRPSVLILDEPDSHLHANNQRALCNLILELATEHKFRALISTHSRHVLDAMREQATVLWVDKGDKVKFDSISTASKLMELGALDSVDYFTGGSIKCLFATEDSSLDSLKALRSLLSVNGFKMPETDIRAYSGCTKIDSAKVLCGFLADKASQIRFVLHRDRDYMADGAAQKFVDDIKAIGAFPLLTEHSDAEGYFVNADHLAHLNLGLSVARAQELIDQATEATKDKSLKTMTNIRVEIAQRERKGGKAPDIFEVTDTARKEYEANPAKWRRGKAVTNMLKQLIHEELGKTAVIIEPSPYLVIPELQAISQAIWPAPAPAPLAAPIAAKQATADQTETKEAVPVSVHGVSPDIGTAAVDTPN from the coding sequence ATGAGCAGGCAGATTAAGAGTGTAAGCATCAAGCGCTTCAAACAACTTGAGGAATTCGACTTGGACCTCAAAGACACGACGGTCCTGATCGGTGCTAATAACTCTGGCAAAAGTAGTGCACTTCAAGCGCTGCACTTCGCAGTCTCAGTTGCGCAGACAGCCAAACTTGTGGGAGAGGGCGTCAACTGGGCGACCGACAAATTCCAAGTCTCCTTTAACCCGACTCAGCTCCTGTACTCCCCCATTGCTGACGTACTCTCGCTTGCACATGGCGGTCAACTTCAAGAAAGAGCGGAATCTCAGATCGAGATTGGAATTGAGTGCTCTGACGGGACGAATTGCGTGGTCACGGTGCGGCGTGGGCGCAACCGCAATATTGCCATTGTTCTTCAAGGGAAGAGCCTCGGCGAAACGTTGATGGATCTCGCGAAGCCATTCACCATCTACGCACCAGGGCTCGCGGGTATCGCGAAAGAGGAGCGGTATCAGTCTCCAGGGGTTGTGCGTCGAATCGTCGCGCGTGGAGATGCCAACCTCGTGCTGCGCAATGTCCTCCTGATGCTCTGGGAGGCGGAGGCGACAGAGGTCCAGTTGATGGCTGAGAAGCACAGGCAGGGGAGTATCACTGCCGAGGAATACCAGAGCTGGAAAGGCCCGTGGCAACGCTTTCAGGTGGGCATGAAAATGCTCTTCGACGGGATTGAGTTCGAGATTAAGTTTGACCGAGAACGCGACGAACACATTGAGGTTTTCTTCACTCGCCCCGGAAAGCCGAAACTACCCATTGACGCCGCCGGCACATCCATCCTTCAATCTAGCCAAATACTCGCCTACATCACACTCTTCCGCCCGAGTGTGCTGATTTTGGACGAACCAGACTCGCATCTGCACGCCAATAACCAACGAGCTCTATGCAATTTGATCCTCGAGCTTGCGACAGAGCACAAGTTCCGAGCGCTGATCAGCACGCACTCGCGGCATGTGCTTGACGCGATGCGGGAGCAGGCCACGGTGCTCTGGGTGGACAAGGGCGACAAGGTCAAGTTCGACAGCATTTCGACGGCCTCAAAGCTAATGGAGCTCGGTGCACTGGACTCAGTGGACTACTTCACGGGCGGCTCTATCAAGTGCCTCTTCGCCACTGAAGACAGTTCACTGGATTCGCTCAAAGCCTTGCGATCACTTTTGAGCGTAAATGGCTTCAAAATGCCGGAGACGGATATTCGCGCGTACTCCGGTTGCACGAAAATTGACTCCGCAAAGGTGCTCTGTGGGTTCCTCGCAGATAAAGCATCGCAGATCCGCTTTGTTCTCCATCGGGACCGCGACTATATGGCTGACGGAGCGGCGCAGAAGTTTGTAGATGACATCAAGGCAATTGGCGCATTTCCTCTCCTCACCGAGCATTCTGACGCGGAGGGTTACTTCGTCAATGCCGACCACCTCGCTCACTTGAACCTTGGTCTCTCGGTTGCGCGCGCTCAAGAGTTGATCGATCAGGCAACCGAGGCAACGAAGGACAAGAGCCTCAAGACGATGACCAACATTAGGGTTGAGATCGCTCAGCGGGAACGCAAGGGGGGCAAGGCGCCCGACATCTTCGAGGTCACTGATACAGCGCGGAAGGAGTACGAAGCTAACCCTGCAAAGTGGCGGCGTGGTAAAGCGGTGACAAACATGCTTAAGCAACTCATTCACGAAGAACTTGGAAAGACCGCTGTGATTATTGAGCCATCGCCGTACCTCGTTATCCCAGAGCTACAAGCCATCAGTCAGGCGATATGGCCCGCGCCGGCTCCTGCGCCATTAGCGGCTCCAATCGCAGCTAAGCAAGCAACGGCGGACCAGACCGAGACGAAGGAAGCCGTTCCAGTTTCCGTGCATGGTGTTTCGCCTGACATAGGAACGGCGGCCGTGGATACGCCCAACTAG
- a CDS encoding MEKHLA domain-containing protein, producing MLRSNTASWRAAALDSEIGRLAGRVDAGFEPGAQSAVDSLRRARSGVFGRYRATSSIPCQNDAMPPSLALDPDFLELLAGSHLRLTGTPLVAPELPRADAPRWLYEDAPFCVLAHDTAADPRYVYANRTVQRCFEYSWDEMTALHSRYSAEEPNRDERARLLEAVRTRGFATGYRGLRIAKSGRRFWIEDVTVWNLIDRDGTYRGQAATYRRWTDA from the coding sequence GTGCTGCGCTCGAACACTGCATCCTGGCGAGCGGCCGCCCTCGACTCGGAGATCGGGCGACTTGCCGGCCGCGTCGACGCGGGCTTCGAACCAGGCGCACAATCTGCAGTCGATTCGTTGCGACGCGCGCGCAGCGGCGTCTTCGGCCGTTATCGCGCGACTTCCTCAATCCCTTGCCAGAACGACGCCATGCCCCCTTCACTTGCGCTGGACCCGGACTTCCTCGAACTCCTCGCCGGCAGCCATCTGCGGCTGACCGGCACGCCGCTCGTCGCTCCCGAGTTGCCCCGCGCGGACGCCCCGCGCTGGCTCTACGAGGACGCGCCGTTTTGCGTGCTCGCCCACGACACCGCCGCCGACCCGCGCTATGTCTACGCGAACAGGACCGTGCAGCGCTGCTTCGAATACAGCTGGGACGAGATGACCGCGTTGCATTCGCGGTACTCGGCCGAGGAGCCGAATCGCGACGAGCGCGCGCGGCTGCTCGAAGCGGTGCGAACGCGCGGATTCGCAACCGGCTATCGCGGGCTGCGCATTGCGAAGTCGGGGCGGCGCTTCTGGATCGAAGACGTCACCGTCTGGAACCTGATCGATCGCGACGGCACCTATCGGGGGCAGGCGGCGACCTATCGCCGGTGGACGGATGCGTGA
- a CDS encoding phospholipase D family nuclease, with protein sequence MQLPKRLAAACLAAVFLSAAPPAVSKTASDSLIARLFELIADALPSPSREAPAGQVVEAAFSPDGGAETLVLKVIGAARASIRLAGYSFTSPKVVRALLDAHRRGVDVAIVVDNDGNRSKASKQALNLLVNAKVPTRTIDRYAIHHDKYIVVDGRHVETGSFNYSAAAAARNSENVLVVWNNPALAAQYLKHWQNRFDQGANYRSAY encoded by the coding sequence ATGCAGTTGCCCAAGCGGCTCGCCGCCGCGTGTCTCGCCGCCGTTTTCCTGTCCGCCGCGCCGCCCGCCGTCAGCAAGACGGCTTCCGATTCGCTGATCGCCCGCCTCTTCGAGCTGATCGCCGACGCGCTGCCGTCGCCATCGAGGGAAGCGCCCGCGGGACAAGTCGTCGAAGCGGCGTTCTCGCCTGACGGCGGCGCCGAGACGCTCGTGCTGAAGGTGATCGGCGCGGCACGCGCGTCGATCCGTCTGGCGGGCTATTCGTTCACGTCGCCGAAGGTCGTGCGCGCCCTCCTCGACGCGCATCGCCGCGGCGTCGACGTCGCGATCGTCGTCGACAACGACGGCAATCGCTCGAAGGCGTCGAAGCAGGCGCTCAACCTGCTCGTCAACGCGAAGGTGCCGACGCGCACGATCGACCGCTATGCGATCCACCACGACAAGTACATCGTCGTCGACGGCCGCCATGTCGAGACGGGCTCGTTCAACTACAGCGCCGCGGCGGCCGCGCGCAATTCGGAGAACGTGCTCGTCGTCTGGAACAATCCGGCGCTCGCCGCGCAGTACCTGAAGCACTGGCAGAACCGGTTCGATCAAGGGGCCAACTATCGGTCGGCTTATTGA
- a CDS encoding class II histone deacetylase: MKKTAFFTDERTFWHTGGAHALFFPVGGWVQPPSSAGYAESPDSKRRLLSLVHASGLAAHLDMLSAPAATGADLRRIHPAHYLEAFKRASDAGGGDLGELAPFGKGSYEIAALSAGLALAAVDAVLAERAANAFSLSRPPGHHCLRDKPMGFCLLANIPIALEAARAKHRIERVAVIDWDVHHGNGTQAIYYEDPNTLTISLHQDRCFPPGYSGADERGAGAGAGANLNVPLLAGAGDDAYRYAFERIVLPALDAFKPELVVVASGLDANAVDPLARMQLHSESYRFMTHALMQAAQRHCGGRLVVVHEGGYSEAYVPFCGHAIVEALSGVRTDVADPMLELAIAQQPGERFGAFQQQLIDEMATSFGY; encoded by the coding sequence ATGAAAAAAACCGCTTTCTTCACCGACGAACGCACTTTCTGGCACACGGGCGGCGCGCATGCGCTGTTCTTTCCGGTCGGCGGATGGGTGCAGCCGCCGTCGAGCGCGGGCTACGCGGAATCGCCCGATTCGAAACGGCGCCTGCTGTCGCTCGTGCACGCGTCGGGGCTCGCCGCGCATCTCGACATGCTGAGTGCGCCCGCCGCGACCGGCGCCGATCTGCGGCGCATCCATCCTGCGCACTACCTCGAAGCGTTCAAGCGCGCGAGCGACGCGGGCGGCGGCGATCTCGGCGAGCTCGCGCCGTTCGGCAAGGGGAGCTACGAGATCGCGGCGCTGTCGGCGGGGCTCGCGCTCGCCGCCGTCGACGCGGTGCTCGCCGAGCGCGCGGCGAACGCGTTCTCGCTGTCGCGCCCGCCCGGCCACCATTGCCTGCGCGACAAACCGATGGGCTTTTGCCTGCTCGCGAACATTCCGATCGCGCTCGAGGCCGCACGCGCGAAGCATCGGATCGAGCGCGTCGCCGTGATCGACTGGGACGTGCATCACGGCAACGGCACGCAGGCGATCTACTACGAAGATCCGAACACGCTGACGATCTCGCTGCATCAGGACCGCTGCTTTCCGCCCGGCTACAGCGGCGCCGACGAGCGCGGCGCGGGCGCGGGCGCAGGCGCGAACCTCAACGTTCCGCTTCTCGCGGGCGCGGGCGACGACGCGTATCGCTACGCGTTCGAGCGCATCGTGCTGCCCGCGCTCGACGCGTTCAAGCCAGAGCTCGTCGTCGTCGCGAGCGGGCTCGACGCGAACGCGGTCGATCCGCTCGCGCGCATGCAGTTGCACAGCGAAAGCTACCGGTTCATGACGCACGCGCTGATGCAGGCCGCGCAGCGGCATTGCGGCGGGCGGCTCGTCGTGGTCCACGAGGGCGGTTATTCGGAGGCCTACGTACCGTTTTGCGGGCACGCGATCGTCGAGGCGCTGTCGGGCGTTCGCACCGACGTCGCCGACCCGATGCTCGAGCTCGCGATCGCGCAGCAGCCGGGCGAGCGCTTCGGCGCGTTCCAGCAGCAATTGATCGACGAGATGGCGACGAGCTTCGGTTATTGA
- a CDS encoding MFS transporter, giving the protein MRTLLQDAAPPGATPPADAPDFTSGTLAALVAFAAITPLLLLVAPAVAGQLGAQLGLSASQIGTYFFVELGAFSLATLPSYLWLGRVDARRVAWCAAAVFCAGNLATAMLMPGFVPLLALRAATALGGGTLMVLCMTSAAASGNSDRVYGLWVVGQLIAGAAGLFLLPHLFDAVGLRALYVVLAALAVCAAPLASRFPAAPRARPASERGAHRPMARAPAALAIAGVLTFYLAIGGVWTFANKAASAVGFGAQASGNVLAIASLMGIAGAALASYLGGRAARRAMLFAGYGILAASLVMLAAMPNATGYTIAIFGFKFAWTFVLPFILASVAAIDATGRLIATLNLVIGSGLAAGPLVAGLLLDGGGTLRALFSVAAIVSIASLAALLRVERDAH; this is encoded by the coding sequence ATGAGAACTCTGCTGCAAGATGCGGCGCCGCCGGGGGCGACGCCGCCCGCCGATGCGCCCGATTTCACGAGCGGCACGCTCGCCGCGCTCGTCGCGTTCGCAGCGATTACGCCGCTCCTGCTGCTGGTCGCGCCGGCTGTCGCCGGCCAGCTCGGCGCGCAGCTCGGGCTGTCGGCGTCGCAGATCGGCACGTATTTCTTCGTCGAGCTCGGCGCGTTCAGCCTCGCGACGCTGCCGTCGTATCTGTGGCTCGGCCGCGTCGACGCGAGGCGCGTCGCGTGGTGCGCGGCCGCCGTGTTCTGCGCCGGCAATCTCGCGACCGCCATGCTGATGCCGGGCTTCGTGCCGTTGCTCGCGCTGCGCGCGGCGACGGCGCTCGGCGGCGGCACGCTGATGGTGCTCTGCATGACGAGCGCCGCGGCGAGCGGCAACAGCGATCGCGTCTACGGGCTGTGGGTCGTCGGCCAATTGATCGCGGGCGCGGCGGGCCTCTTTCTGCTGCCGCATCTGTTCGACGCGGTCGGCTTGCGCGCGCTGTACGTCGTGCTCGCCGCGCTCGCCGTGTGCGCGGCGCCGCTCGCGAGCCGCTTTCCGGCCGCGCCGCGCGCGCGGCCCGCGAGCGAGCGCGGCGCGCATCGGCCGATGGCGCGCGCACCGGCCGCGCTTGCGATCGCCGGCGTGCTGACGTTCTATCTCGCGATAGGCGGCGTGTGGACGTTCGCGAACAAGGCGGCGTCCGCGGTCGGCTTCGGCGCGCAGGCAAGCGGCAACGTGCTCGCGATCGCAAGCCTGATGGGAATCGCGGGCGCCGCGCTCGCGTCGTATCTCGGCGGCCGCGCCGCGCGGCGCGCGATGCTGTTCGCGGGGTATGGAATCCTCGCCGCGTCGCTCGTCATGCTCGCGGCGATGCCGAACGCAACCGGCTACACGATCGCGATCTTCGGCTTCAAGTTCGCGTGGACGTTCGTCCTGCCGTTCATTCTCGCGAGCGTGGCGGCCATCGACGCGACGGGCCGCCTGATCGCGACGCTCAATCTCGTGATCGGCTCGGGGCTCGCTGCCGGGCCGCTCGTCGCCGGGCTGCTGCTCGACGGCGGCGGCACGCTGCGCGCGCTGTTCTCGGTCGCGGCGATCGTGTCGATCGCATCGCTCGCGGCGCTGCTGCGCGTCGAACGCGACGCGCATTGA
- a CDS encoding porin, translated as MRTFRNTRRRRALAATATLAALSDPTHAQSTLTLYGVADAGVQYLSRADGQKAAWRLQNYGILPSQIGLKGEEDLGGGWRALFKLEQGINLNDGTATVPGYAFFRGAYVGIGGPAGTVTLGRQFSTLFDKTLFYDPLWYASYSGQGVLVPLSANFIDNSIKIQSATFAGFDFEALAATGGIAGHSRAGRVLELGGQFTSNGLSASAVVHQSHGTIDGGADRSALRRDIGTLAARYAFASLPLTVYAGVERMTGELDPARTIVWGGARYQTSGRFGFAGGVYHTDSPTPQIGHPTLFIASTTYSLSKRTVAYLNLGYAKNSGRSSQTVYEYDPTPLAGASQFGAMLGMYHVF; from the coding sequence ATGAGGACGTTCAGAAACACTCGCAGACGACGCGCGCTCGCCGCAACCGCGACGCTCGCCGCACTGTCCGATCCGACGCACGCGCAGTCGACGCTCACGCTCTACGGCGTCGCCGATGCGGGCGTGCAGTATCTGTCACGCGCCGACGGCCAGAAAGCCGCATGGCGATTGCAAAATTACGGAATCCTGCCTTCCCAGATCGGCCTGAAGGGCGAAGAGGACCTCGGCGGCGGCTGGCGCGCGCTCTTCAAGCTCGAGCAAGGCATCAACCTGAACGACGGCACGGCGACCGTGCCGGGCTACGCGTTCTTTCGCGGCGCGTACGTCGGCATCGGCGGGCCGGCCGGCACCGTCACGCTCGGCCGCCAGTTCAGCACGCTGTTCGACAAGACCCTCTTCTACGATCCGCTCTGGTACGCGTCGTACAGCGGCCAGGGCGTGCTCGTGCCGCTGTCCGCGAACTTCATCGACAACTCGATCAAGATCCAGTCCGCGACGTTCGCCGGCTTCGACTTCGAGGCGCTCGCCGCCACCGGCGGCATCGCCGGCCACTCGCGCGCGGGCCGCGTGCTCGAGCTCGGCGGCCAGTTCACGAGCAACGGGCTGTCGGCGAGCGCGGTCGTGCACCAGTCGCACGGCACGATCGACGGCGGCGCCGATCGCTCCGCGCTGCGGCGCGACATCGGCACGCTCGCCGCGCGCTACGCGTTCGCGTCGCTGCCGCTCACCGTCTATGCCGGCGTCGAGCGGATGACGGGCGAGCTCGATCCCGCTCGCACGATCGTCTGGGGCGGCGCGCGCTACCAGACGAGCGGCCGCTTCGGTTTCGCGGGCGGCGTCTATCACACCGATTCGCCGACGCCGCAGATCGGCCATCCGACGCTTTTCATCGCGAGCACGACGTATTCGCTGTCGAAGCGCACCGTCGCTTACCTGAACCTCGGCTACGCGAAGAACAGCGGCCGGAGTTCGCAGACCGTCTACGAATACGACCCGACGCCGCTCGCCGGCGCGTCGCAGTTCGGCGCGATGCTCGGCATGTATCACGTCTTCTGA
- a CDS encoding helix-turn-helix transcriptional regulator, with the protein MAIRAGIRQDIDALRDVPAAIVLDEAAWPPLAPRRRDFDGVTQTPGAASRELSLFLLDLYAVASRASIGEFECRFFQLLSRYLPFDAGWTGVANHTPTGPVMHNSYLYRLPHEFFIDWKRVRDCDPLAHRTLHGAYGQAAILSVVEPGLDGRFRDWCVKYGLAQLMCVCTLDRRFGLTTFLSIYRQGLNRPFTDDDARRYEDVIPHLAAALTINRAAQLTRLRSEAAASTVRAICDNFGVLHHADAGFGEVLRTEWPDWGGSRLPPAFVEHLRRHASQPYSGDALCMRCVPVAGLYQLEARPRSLLDRLSPRELAAIRYYGEGRSHKEVAQCMEIAPATVRHYLRCAYRKLGMHDKSQISGVLGEIDRAAQGIGAEPGIDE; encoded by the coding sequence GTGGCGATCAGAGCGGGTATTCGGCAGGACATCGATGCGCTGCGCGACGTGCCGGCGGCGATCGTGCTCGACGAAGCCGCGTGGCCGCCGCTTGCGCCGCGCCGGCGCGACTTCGACGGCGTCACGCAGACGCCGGGCGCGGCGTCGCGCGAGCTGAGCCTGTTCCTGCTCGACCTGTACGCGGTCGCGAGCCGCGCGTCGATCGGCGAGTTCGAATGCCGGTTCTTTCAGCTGCTGTCGCGTTATCTGCCGTTCGACGCAGGCTGGACGGGCGTCGCGAACCACACGCCGACCGGCCCCGTGATGCACAACAGCTACTTGTACCGGCTGCCGCACGAGTTTTTCATCGACTGGAAGCGCGTGCGCGATTGCGATCCGCTCGCGCACCGCACCTTGCACGGCGCGTACGGGCAGGCGGCGATCCTGTCGGTCGTCGAGCCTGGCCTCGACGGGCGTTTTCGCGACTGGTGCGTGAAGTACGGGCTCGCGCAGTTGATGTGCGTGTGCACGCTCGACCGGCGTTTCGGACTCACGACGTTTCTGTCGATCTACCGGCAGGGCCTGAATCGTCCGTTCACCGACGACGACGCGCGCCGCTACGAAGACGTGATTCCCCACCTCGCGGCCGCGCTGACGATCAATCGCGCCGCGCAATTGACCCGCTTGCGCAGCGAAGCGGCCGCATCGACGGTGCGCGCGATCTGCGACAACTTCGGCGTGCTGCATCACGCGGACGCGGGTTTCGGCGAGGTGCTGCGAACCGAGTGGCCGGACTGGGGCGGCTCGCGGCTGCCGCCCGCGTTCGTCGAGCATCTGCGCCGCCACGCGTCGCAGCCGTATTCGGGCGACGCGCTGTGCATGCGCTGCGTGCCCGTCGCGGGCCTGTACCAGCTCGAGGCGCGGCCGCGCTCGCTGCTCGACCGCCTGAGCCCGCGCGAGCTCGCGGCGATCCGCTATTACGGCGAAGGGCGCTCGCACAAGGAAGTCGCGCAGTGCATGGAGATCGCGCCCGCGACCGTGCGGCACTATCTGCGCTGCGCGTATCGCAAGCTCGGGATGCACGACAAGAGCCAGATCTCGGGCGTGCTCGGCGAGATCGATCGCGCGGCGCAGGGAATCGGCGCGGAGCCCGGCATCGACGAGTGA
- a CDS encoding 2-dehydropantoate 2-reductase produces the protein MDRAPVRAAIVGIGAIGGLFSAALARAGWDVSAFARGATLDALRDRGLRIVGESGEETAVPLRASDDAHALGVQDYVVIALKAQALPELATRIAPLVGPQTTVVAAMNGLPWWFFDGFGGPLDGAVLDAIDPGGATAAALPPARAIGCVVHLSSATREPGVVARGRGNRLIVGAPRRELLDLAARFADALEAGGFDVERSADIRTDIWAKLWGNMNMNPLSALTGSAADRLLDDPYTHALALRMMEEADAIGARLGLSAGMSGAERIVVTRRLGAFKTSMLQDLEAGRPLEIGPILGVFPELGRKLGVPTPYCDAVLGLLRQRAFNSGL, from the coding sequence ATGGATCGAGCACCGGTGCGCGCGGCGATCGTCGGGATCGGCGCGATCGGCGGGCTGTTCTCGGCGGCGCTCGCGCGTGCGGGCTGGGACGTGAGTGCATTCGCGCGCGGCGCGACGCTCGACGCGTTGCGCGATCGCGGGCTGCGGATCGTCGGCGAGTCGGGGGAGGAAACGGCGGTTCCGCTGCGCGCGAGCGACGACGCGCATGCGCTCGGCGTGCAGGATTACGTAGTCATCGCGCTGAAGGCGCAGGCGCTGCCGGAACTCGCGACGCGCATCGCACCGCTCGTCGGGCCGCAAACGACTGTCGTCGCGGCGATGAACGGCCTGCCGTGGTGGTTCTTCGACGGCTTCGGCGGCCCGCTCGACGGCGCCGTGCTCGACGCGATCGATCCGGGCGGCGCGACGGCGGCGGCGCTGCCGCCCGCGCGCGCGATCGGCTGCGTGGTTCATCTGTCGTCGGCGACGCGCGAGCCGGGCGTCGTCGCGCGCGGGCGCGGCAACCGGCTGATCGTCGGCGCGCCGCGGCGCGAGCTGCTCGATCTTGCCGCGCGCTTCGCCGACGCGCTCGAGGCGGGCGGCTTCGACGTCGAGCGCTCGGCCGACATCCGCACCGACATCTGGGCGAAGCTCTGGGGCAACATGAACATGAATCCGCTGAGCGCGCTGACGGGCTCGGCGGCGGACCGCCTGCTCGACGACCCGTACACGCACGCGCTCGCGCTGCGGATGATGGAGGAGGCCGACGCGATCGGCGCGCGGCTCGGATTGTCGGCCGGGATGAGCGGCGCCGAGCGGATCGTGGTGACGCGCAGGCTGGGCGCGTTCAAGACGTCGATGCTGCAGGATCTGGAGGCGGGGCGGCCGCTGGAGATCGGGCCGATTCTGGGCGTGTTCCCGGAACTCGGCCGCAAGCTCGGCGTGCCGACGCCGTATTGCGACGCGGTGCTCGGGCTGCTGCGTCAGCGCGCGTTCAATTCCGGGCTGTGA
- a CDS encoding MarR family winged helix-turn-helix transcriptional regulator, with protein MAGSKVGLDQFMTYRMHVLNKLSDRGIGELYQTKLGISLPEARIIASVGAFGPFSIMELARRANLDKSQASRAAEALIRRGLVRRGPSDDDGRVVLIALTPAGVALNRKIMPIARKWNATLLDCLSESEKATFSRALDKIIASARERTD; from the coding sequence ATGGCAGGCAGCAAAGTCGGGCTCGACCAGTTCATGACTTACCGGATGCACGTGCTGAACAAGCTCTCCGATCGCGGCATCGGCGAGCTCTATCAGACGAAGCTCGGCATATCGCTGCCCGAGGCGCGGATCATCGCGTCGGTCGGCGCGTTCGGGCCGTTCTCGATCATGGAGCTCGCGCGGCGCGCGAATCTCGACAAGAGCCAGGCGAGCCGCGCGGCCGAGGCGCTGATCCGGCGCGGGCTCGTCAGGCGCGGCCCGAGCGACGACGACGGACGCGTCGTGCTGATCGCGCTCACGCCGGCCGGCGTCGCGCTCAACCGGAAGATCATGCCGATCGCGCGCAAGTGGAACGCGACGCTGCTCGACTGTCTGAGCGAAAGCGAGAAGGCCACGTTCAGCCGTGCGCTCGACAAGATCATCGCGAGCGCGCGGGAACGGACGGATTGA
- a CDS encoding glycerate kinase gives MPLHSPAPVVVIAPDSFKGSLSAEQVANAIAAGVARARPDAVLRRRPMADGGEGTLDALLAHAGARRTLRVPGASLAPRDAAVGLIDERTAIVETAEIVGITDPAGMRVPVAARSTRGLGDAIRALLDEGVRTFYVALGGSSTNDAGAGLLAGLGLRAFDAHGREIDPTPERLAQVASVDVAELDARLAGTSFVAMSDVDNPLTGEHGATAVFGPQKGVTREQVAPLDAALGHFATLVEAALGRRPAGTSAGRARDLPGAGAAGGLGFALHVLGARFEPGAEVVARQVGLDEALAGATWMITGEGRSDAQTLHGKAPFVACRHARAAGVPATLLSGAIDAAALPQLSDHFDGCFSPAPGPITLDAALRDAARLLENEAEQLTRLRYGRA, from the coding sequence ATGCCGCTGCACTCGCCCGCGCCCGTCGTCGTCATTGCGCCCGATTCGTTCAAGGGGTCGCTGTCGGCCGAGCAGGTCGCGAACGCGATCGCCGCCGGCGTCGCGCGGGCGCGCCCCGACGCCGTCCTGCGCCGCCGCCCGATGGCCGACGGCGGCGAAGGCACGCTCGATGCGCTCCTCGCGCACGCCGGCGCGCGTCGCACGCTGCGCGTGCCGGGCGCGTCGCTCGCGCCGCGCGACGCGGCCGTCGGCCTCATCGACGAGCGCACGGCGATCGTCGAGACGGCGGAAATCGTCGGCATCACCGATCCGGCCGGCATGCGCGTGCCCGTCGCCGCGCGCAGCACGCGGGGCCTCGGCGACGCGATCCGCGCGCTCCTCGACGAAGGCGTGCGTACCTTCTACGTCGCGCTCGGCGGCAGCAGCACGAACGACGCCGGCGCGGGCTTGCTGGCCGGCCTCGGCTTGCGCGCGTTCGATGCGCACGGCCGGGAGATCGATCCGACGCCCGAGCGGCTTGCGCAGGTCGCGAGCGTCGACGTCGCGGAGCTCGACGCACGCCTGGCCGGCACATCGTTCGTCGCGATGTCCGACGTCGACAATCCGCTCACGGGCGAGCACGGCGCAACCGCCGTGTTCGGCCCGCAAAAGGGCGTGACGCGCGAGCAGGTCGCGCCGCTCGACGCCGCGCTCGGCCATTTCGCGACGCTCGTCGAGGCGGCGCTCGGCCGCCGTCCCGCGGGCACTTCCGCCGGCCGCGCCCGCGACCTGCCCGGCGCCGGCGCCGCGGGCGGCCTCGGCTTCGCGCTGCACGTGCTCGGCGCGCGCTTCGAGCCGGGCGCCGAGGTCGTCGCGCGCCAGGTCGGGCTCGACGAGGCGCTCGCGGGCGCGACCTGGATGATCACGGGCGAAGGCCGCTCGGATGCGCAGACGCTGCACGGCAAGGCCCCGTTCGTCGCATGCCGGCACGCGCGCGCGGCGGGCGTGCCGGCGACGCTGCTGTCGGGCGCGATCGACGCGGCGGCGCTGCCGCAATTGTCCGATCATTTCGACGGCTGCTTTTCGCCCGCGCCCGGGCCGATCACGCTCGACGCGGCGCTGCGCGACGCCGCGCGCCTGCTGGAAAACGAAGCCGAGCAACTGACGCGGCTGCGCTACGGCCGGGCGTGA